The Methylacidimicrobium sp. B4 genome contains a region encoding:
- the treS gene encoding maltose alpha-D-glucosyltransferase, producing MEIARPALPAPPRRRKRHGVLAAPLVEPPPHWWLDAVIYEVHVKAFADGNGDGIGDFVGLVDRLDYLNKLGITAIWLLPFYPSPLRDDGYDIADYYGVHPNYGTLKEFVRFLEEAHRRKIRVITELVLNHTSDQHPWFQRARRAPAKSRWRNYYVWSDTPNRYTQARIIFQDFESSNWTWDATARAYFWHRFYSHQPDLNYDNPEVQKEVLAVIDFWLGLGVDGLRLDAVPYLFEREGTNCENLPESHAFLKELRRYIDSRYANRMLLAEANQWPEDAAAYFGQGDECHMAFHFPVMPRLFMAMHMEERYPIVDILEQTPQIPAGCRWATFLRNHDELTLEMVTDEERDYMFRVYAKDRRARLNLGIRRRLAPLLQNNRRKIELLMVLLFSLPGTPILYYGDELGMGDNIYLGDRDGVRTPMQWSADKNAGFSRANPQKLYLPVIIDPEYHYETINAELEENNLSSLLWWTRRVIAMRQRFSAFRRGTLQFVHSQNPKVLSFLRSDGEQHILVVINLSRFSQVAQLPLASFLGSAPEEVFGRMRFPEITDQPYTFTLGPYGHFWFELHPPTATPSSSRERIAVLPEPPSIEFWLSDRGRAFAGEALPDYLAHERWSTRSPRRLTQAVAEDALEVETLRSLGEPVQAVLFRLSYSEGEAGLAFCGWLPVEGEEAERLLAKEPQKVFARYARDGKTGVLIDAFLDPAFRAWVLDWLASRRRLSLQTGVIQARPAAFLEDLRRKGDLPTESELLPPARQSRTVLYEKRLALRCYAKLEEGPNPDVEMARYLGEHRLSPPFVPRYAGTLDLQRRQGGVIALALLQEFPPIEADGWCLALDAASRFLERALGQRSVLADFSPLLRSAPESWPQETVHLIEGVFCEQLRLLGGRTAEMHRALASETTDPAFSPEAFTPWSQRSLFQVALETHRRVGRWFDLRPEESERREWQAISDPLEKALASFLGPVIRATKIRVHGDYHLGRLRFTGKDFVIADFEGEFYRPLSERRLKRPAHRDVASLITSLYAAAFAALNRNGSLPETDHPWMQAAAEGWWFYASHVLWRSYREAMGEAPCCPASPEESARLLGFCLVERGLSELDFALHWEPEATTARLRFLNTVLEHQIYV from the coding sequence ATGGAAATAGCAAGACCCGCGCTTCCAGCTCCGCCGCGAAGGCGCAAGCGCCATGGCGTCTTGGCGGCACCCCTGGTTGAGCCTCCCCCTCACTGGTGGCTCGACGCCGTCATCTACGAGGTGCATGTGAAGGCCTTCGCCGATGGAAACGGCGATGGCATCGGTGACTTCGTGGGCCTGGTCGATCGGCTCGATTACCTGAACAAGCTGGGGATCACCGCCATCTGGCTCCTCCCCTTCTACCCCTCGCCGCTGCGCGACGACGGATATGACATCGCCGACTACTACGGCGTCCATCCAAACTATGGAACCCTGAAGGAATTCGTCCGCTTCCTGGAAGAGGCCCATCGCCGGAAGATCCGCGTGATCACCGAGCTCGTCCTCAATCACACCTCCGACCAGCACCCCTGGTTCCAGCGGGCGCGACGCGCTCCCGCCAAGAGCCGCTGGCGGAACTACTACGTCTGGAGCGACACCCCGAATCGCTACACCCAGGCCCGGATCATCTTCCAGGACTTCGAGAGCTCGAATTGGACCTGGGATGCGACGGCCCGCGCCTACTTCTGGCACCGCTTCTACTCCCATCAGCCCGACTTGAACTACGATAATCCCGAGGTTCAGAAGGAAGTCCTGGCGGTGATCGATTTCTGGCTCGGCTTGGGCGTCGACGGCCTCCGGCTCGACGCGGTGCCCTATCTTTTCGAGCGCGAGGGAACCAATTGCGAAAACCTCCCCGAAAGTCACGCCTTCTTAAAGGAGCTGCGCCGCTACATCGACAGCCGCTATGCCAACCGGATGCTGCTGGCGGAGGCCAATCAATGGCCGGAGGATGCGGCGGCCTACTTCGGCCAGGGCGACGAATGCCACATGGCCTTTCATTTCCCCGTCATGCCTCGCCTCTTCATGGCGATGCATATGGAGGAGCGCTACCCGATCGTCGACATCCTGGAGCAGACGCCGCAAATCCCGGCGGGCTGCCGTTGGGCGACCTTTCTCCGGAATCACGACGAGCTGACCCTCGAGATGGTGACCGACGAGGAGCGCGACTACATGTTCCGGGTCTATGCCAAGGATCGGCGCGCCCGCCTCAACCTCGGCATCCGCCGGCGGCTCGCTCCGCTCCTGCAAAACAACCGGAGGAAGATCGAGCTGCTCATGGTCCTCCTCTTCTCCCTGCCTGGCACGCCGATCCTCTATTACGGGGATGAGCTCGGCATGGGCGACAACATCTACCTTGGGGATCGCGACGGCGTGCGCACGCCGATGCAATGGAGCGCGGACAAGAACGCCGGCTTTTCCCGAGCCAACCCGCAAAAGCTCTATCTTCCGGTCATCATCGATCCGGAATATCACTATGAGACGATCAACGCGGAGCTCGAGGAGAACAACCTCTCCTCCCTGCTCTGGTGGACACGGCGGGTCATCGCGATGCGCCAGCGCTTCTCGGCCTTCCGCCGAGGAACCCTCCAGTTCGTCCATTCCCAGAACCCGAAGGTGCTCTCCTTCCTCCGCTCCGACGGAGAGCAGCACATCCTCGTAGTCATCAACCTCTCCCGGTTCAGCCAGGTGGCGCAACTTCCGCTCGCAAGCTTCCTGGGTTCGGCTCCCGAGGAGGTCTTCGGGCGCATGCGCTTTCCCGAGATCACCGACCAACCCTACACCTTTACGCTCGGTCCCTACGGCCACTTCTGGTTCGAGCTCCATCCTCCGACGGCAACTCCTTCGAGCTCCCGAGAACGGATCGCAGTGCTCCCAGAACCGCCGAGCATCGAATTTTGGCTTTCGGACCGGGGACGAGCCTTTGCGGGGGAAGCCTTGCCCGACTATCTCGCCCACGAGCGCTGGTCCACACGGTCCCCTCGGAGGCTCACCCAAGCGGTCGCGGAGGATGCCCTCGAGGTCGAAACCCTCCGCTCCTTGGGGGAGCCGGTGCAAGCGGTCCTCTTTCGCCTCTCCTACTCTGAGGGAGAAGCCGGGCTTGCGTTCTGCGGCTGGCTTCCCGTCGAGGGGGAGGAGGCCGAACGCCTCCTCGCGAAGGAGCCGCAGAAGGTCTTCGCCCGGTATGCGCGCGACGGAAAGACCGGTGTTTTGATCGATGCCTTCTTGGACCCCGCCTTCCGCGCCTGGGTGCTCGACTGGCTGGCTTCCCGCAGGCGCCTCTCCTTGCAGACCGGTGTCATCCAGGCACGGCCCGCAGCTTTCCTGGAGGATCTCCGCCGGAAGGGAGACCTTCCCACCGAATCGGAGCTTCTCCCCCCAGCCCGACAGAGCCGCACGGTGCTCTACGAGAAGAGGCTCGCCCTGCGATGCTACGCGAAGCTCGAGGAGGGCCCGAATCCGGATGTCGAGATGGCCCGCTACCTGGGAGAGCATCGGCTTTCCCCTCCTTTCGTGCCACGCTATGCGGGAACACTCGACCTTCAACGGCGGCAGGGGGGCGTCATCGCCCTGGCGCTCCTCCAGGAATTCCCGCCCATTGAAGCCGATGGCTGGTGCCTGGCGCTCGATGCGGCGAGCCGGTTCCTGGAGAGAGCCTTGGGTCAGCGATCGGTCCTGGCCGATTTTTCCCCACTCTTGCGCTCAGCACCGGAAAGCTGGCCGCAAGAGACGGTTCACCTGATCGAAGGCGTCTTCTGCGAGCAGCTCCGTCTTCTGGGCGGACGAACCGCGGAGATGCATCGAGCCCTCGCAAGCGAAACGACCGACCCGGCATTTTCCCCGGAAGCGTTCACCCCCTGGTCCCAGCGTTCCCTCTTCCAGGTGGCGCTCGAAACCCACCGGCGCGTCGGCCGCTGGTTTGACCTCCGTCCGGAAGAGTCCGAGCGGCGGGAATGGCAGGCGATCTCGGACCCGCTGGAAAAGGCTCTGGCTTCCTTCCTCGGACCCGTGATCCGCGCCACCAAGATCCGCGTTCATGGAGACTATCATCTCGGGCGGCTCCGCTTCACCGGGAAGGACTTCGTGATCGCCGACTTCGAGGGGGAGTTCTACCGGCCCCTCTCGGAGCGGCGGCTCAAGCGTCCCGCACACCGGGATGTCGCCAGCCTCATCACCTCCCTCTACGCTGCGGCTTTCGCCGCGCTCAACCGGAACGGCAGCCTTCCCGAGACCGATCATCCCTGGATGCAAGCGGCAGCCGAAGGCTGGTGGTTCTACGCGAGCCATGTGCTCTGGCGGAGCTACCGCGAAGCGATGGGCGAGGCTCCCTGCTGCCCCGCTTCCCCGGAGGAGTCGGCTCGGCTCCTTGGGTTCTGCCTTGTGGAGCGCGGTCTCTCCGAGCTAGACTTTGCGCTCCATTGGGAGCCCGAGGCGACGACCGCCCGGCTCCGCTTCCTCAACACGGTGTTGGAGCACCAGATCTATGTTTGA
- a CDS encoding efflux RND transporter permease subunit, whose translation MIHALLRLAIRRREWIFFASAALLVLGLWAALRLPIDAVPDITNPMVQVNTVVPSLAPEEIEKLVTFPLEVELAGIPRLEVMRSLSKFGLSQVTLIFRDGTDIYRSRQLVSERLLAVQAKLPRDLSPTLAPMATGLGEILYYSLEYRPEAKDKPPTEMLQLMELRLLQEYTVKPLLRMVQGVADINTSGGFEKLIVVSPSAESLFHAGLTVPELASLVGKNVQNAGGAVVDETGQQLFVRSLGRVESLEQIEQLPIKYAGSPRPLLVGDLARVAVGPNIRTGAATVNGKEAVVGTVLMLIGENARAVATRVKEKMAEIRKRLPPSVDMRILYDQSELVGRTIQTVVQNLAEGALLVVGVLFLLVGDVRASLLVTSVIPLSFLFALLAMGPLQISANLMSLGALDFGLLVDGAVVLVDNALRELSRRYHRRMHPLSSRQRLSAVLFAAEQVGPSVFFGVLVITVVYVPILSLGGIEGKMFRPMAFSVILALSGSLLLALTYVPAAAAVSLRENPSGRETWLIRLARSAYLPILRWTLGRGGILVVGGSFAAFALALWTLSRMGSVFVPRLDEGAFTIEFYKAPSVSLEASVAIEKATEQMLLSRIPEADLLFSRTGTSEIATDPMPPNENDLYMMLRPRSQWRKENGRPIDRERLIEIISQEVEMRVPGQTMLFVQPIEMRFNDMLEGQRAELAVKWFGPDYDVLEGLARRTQEILRTIPGALEVEFQSAGRCPSLEYVPDRAAMERYIVESAEINSAIGSGVGGETVGTIIDGERRYPIVIRLPEAERSDPERVLRLPVRSESGGLLPLGEVADYAVRDRVRMIHRGSGIRYQVLEVTLGSRDLEGFVREAKARILRTVHPPAGYFLEFGGQYQNLVHAQARLAVIVPAGLLLIAFLLYTALGSVRQTLLVLVSVPVAATGGIFSLRLMNLPFSLSAAVGFIALSGIATLASLVLISFFNQLRSEGKTVRESVWEGCQIRLRPVLMTAAVASLGFLPMALAQGAGAEVQRPLALVVIGGVLSSTLLSLLLLPALYSWTERDRRKVAPPGRPTAGDGISASDSQEPRIAPAEEPS comes from the coding sequence GTGATCCACGCTCTGCTCCGTCTTGCCATCCGTCGGCGCGAATGGATCTTCTTCGCCTCGGCCGCTCTCTTGGTCCTCGGCCTCTGGGCGGCTCTCCGCCTCCCCATCGACGCGGTTCCCGACATCACCAACCCCATGGTGCAGGTGAATACCGTCGTCCCTTCGCTGGCGCCGGAGGAGATCGAAAAGCTCGTCACCTTCCCCTTGGAGGTCGAGCTCGCGGGAATCCCCCGGCTCGAGGTGATGCGCTCGCTCTCCAAGTTCGGCCTCTCCCAGGTAACGCTGATCTTCCGCGACGGCACCGACATCTACCGGAGCCGGCAGCTCGTCAGCGAGCGGCTGCTTGCGGTGCAGGCCAAGCTTCCGCGTGACCTGAGCCCAACGCTCGCCCCAATGGCCACCGGCCTGGGAGAAATTCTCTACTACTCCCTCGAATACCGTCCGGAAGCCAAGGACAAGCCTCCGACCGAGATGCTCCAGCTCATGGAGCTGCGGCTGCTCCAGGAATACACGGTCAAGCCCCTTCTCCGCATGGTCCAGGGAGTGGCCGACATCAACACCAGCGGCGGCTTCGAAAAGCTGATCGTCGTCTCGCCCTCCGCCGAAAGCCTCTTCCACGCCGGATTGACCGTTCCTGAGCTCGCCTCGCTCGTCGGCAAGAACGTGCAGAACGCGGGAGGGGCGGTCGTCGACGAGACAGGACAGCAGCTCTTCGTCCGATCGCTCGGCCGAGTCGAAAGCCTGGAGCAGATCGAGCAACTCCCGATCAAATATGCGGGGAGCCCCCGTCCGCTCCTGGTCGGCGATCTGGCGAGGGTCGCGGTCGGACCGAACATCCGCACGGGAGCGGCGACCGTCAACGGCAAGGAGGCGGTGGTCGGCACCGTGCTCATGCTGATCGGGGAGAACGCCCGGGCCGTCGCGACCCGTGTCAAGGAAAAGATGGCCGAAATCCGGAAGCGGCTTCCTCCGTCCGTCGACATGCGGATTCTCTACGATCAGTCAGAGCTGGTCGGCCGGACGATTCAAACGGTCGTCCAAAACCTCGCCGAGGGCGCCCTGCTCGTCGTCGGCGTCCTCTTTCTCCTGGTGGGCGACGTCCGGGCCAGCCTGCTGGTCACCTCCGTGATCCCGCTCTCCTTTCTTTTTGCGCTTCTGGCCATGGGTCCCCTGCAGATCTCCGCCAACTTGATGAGCCTGGGCGCTCTCGACTTCGGCTTGCTCGTCGACGGTGCGGTCGTTCTCGTCGACAACGCCCTGCGCGAGCTCTCCCGGCGGTATCACCGCCGCATGCACCCGTTGAGCTCCCGGCAGAGGCTTTCCGCCGTCCTCTTCGCTGCCGAGCAGGTCGGACCTTCGGTCTTCTTCGGCGTGCTCGTCATCACCGTGGTCTACGTCCCGATCCTTTCCTTGGGAGGGATCGAGGGGAAGATGTTCCGTCCGATGGCTTTCTCGGTCATCCTCGCCCTTTCGGGATCTCTCCTCCTCGCCCTCACCTACGTTCCCGCCGCCGCCGCAGTCTCTCTCCGAGAGAACCCCTCCGGCCGGGAGACCTGGCTCATCCGTCTCGCTCGGAGCGCCTATCTTCCCATCCTGCGATGGACCCTCGGGCGGGGTGGAATTCTGGTGGTCGGCGGCTCCTTTGCGGCCTTCGCCCTCGCTCTCTGGACGCTGAGCCGCATGGGATCGGTCTTCGTCCCGCGTCTCGACGAGGGAGCCTTCACGATCGAATTCTACAAGGCGCCCTCGGTCAGCCTGGAAGCTTCGGTCGCCATCGAAAAGGCAACCGAGCAGATGCTCCTCTCCCGCATCCCGGAGGCGGACCTTCTCTTTTCGCGGACCGGCACCTCCGAGATCGCGACCGATCCCATGCCTCCCAATGAGAACGACCTCTACATGATGCTCCGGCCCCGCTCGCAATGGCGCAAGGAGAACGGACGCCCGATCGACCGGGAGAGATTGATCGAGATCATCTCCCAGGAGGTGGAGATGCGCGTCCCTGGACAGACCATGCTCTTCGTCCAGCCGATCGAGATGCGCTTCAACGACATGCTCGAGGGCCAGCGCGCGGAGCTGGCCGTCAAGTGGTTCGGACCCGATTATGATGTGCTGGAAGGCCTGGCGAGGCGCACCCAGGAAATTCTCCGGACGATCCCGGGCGCCCTCGAGGTCGAGTTTCAATCGGCGGGCCGCTGTCCCTCCTTAGAATACGTTCCCGACCGTGCAGCGATGGAGCGATACATCGTCGAGTCCGCGGAAATCAACAGCGCGATCGGCTCGGGCGTCGGGGGAGAGACGGTCGGGACCATCATCGACGGGGAGCGCCGCTACCCGATCGTCATCCGCCTCCCGGAAGCGGAAAGGAGCGATCCCGAGCGGGTTCTCCGGCTTCCGGTCCGCAGCGAAAGCGGGGGCCTGCTTCCGCTCGGTGAAGTCGCCGACTACGCGGTGCGGGACCGGGTTCGGATGATCCACCGAGGGAGCGGAATCCGCTACCAAGTGCTGGAGGTGACCCTCGGCAGCCGGGACCTGGAAGGCTTCGTGCGCGAAGCGAAGGCACGCATTCTCCGCACCGTGCATCCTCCGGCGGGATACTTCCTCGAGTTCGGCGGTCAGTACCAGAACCTGGTGCATGCGCAGGCCCGGCTGGCCGTCATCGTCCCTGCGGGCCTCCTGCTCATCGCTTTCCTTCTCTATACGGCCCTCGGCAGCGTGCGGCAGACCCTGCTCGTGCTCGTCAGCGTCCCCGTTGCGGCAACCGGAGGGATCTTTTCCCTCCGGCTCATGAACCTGCCCTTCAGCCTCTCGGCCGCCGTCGGCTTCATCGCCCTTTCGGGCATCGCCACCCTCGCCTCGCTCGTCCTGATCTCCTTCTTCAACCAGCTGCGGAGCGAAGGCAAGACCGTGCGCGAGTCGGTCTGGGAAGGCTGCCAGATCCGCTTGCGCCCCGTGCTCATGACCGCCGCCGTCGCAAGCCTCGGCTTCCTTCCCATGGCGCTGGCGCAGGGTGCCGGGGCCGAAGTCCAGCGCCCCCTCGCCCTCGTGGTCATCGGGGGCGTCCTCTCTTCGACCCTCCTCTCCCTCCTCCTCCTGCCAGCCCTCTACTCCTGGACGGAGCGGGACCGCAGAAAGGTGGCACCTCCGGGGCGCCCGACGGCAGGAGATGGGATCTCCGCCTCCGATTCTCAAGAGCCACGCATCGCCCCGGCGGAAGAGCCTTCGTGA
- a CDS encoding heavy metal translocating P-type ATPase: MKPVLPPSAGRSDARRPAFRLLRHRNGLVATLTLIAIALHLALRFGFRSQTSLYDAPLLLALGAGGLPLVYELGKKALRRELGSDLLAGLSIVASLFLGEYLAGAIIVLMLSGGELLESFAAGEASSVLRALARRMPSTVHRKGPSGLEEAPLSTVRIGDRLVVFPHETCPVDGIVIEGQGEMDEAYLTGEPFRIRKTSGAAVLSGAVNGESALTVRATRLAEDSRYAKIMAVMARAEQERPRLRRLADTLAVYYTPAAVALAGATWLFTGQPVRFLAVLVIATPCPLILAIPVAIIGAISLCARRSIIVKAPAALEQVTQCRTALFDKTGTLTYGEPRLTDLAIGEGFCRREVLEAAAGVERYSKHPLARAILAAAREEGVAPPEASEVSEPPGQGLTGVVAGRRVRIIGRSRLTAAEIEEAELPPSSGGLECIVWIGGRYAAACRFRDTPRRESRSFVAHLGPKHQLHRTILVSGDRESEVRYLAEEVGIRELHAGQTPEEKLALVRKETTRAKTLYVGDGINDAPAMMAATVGMAIGQHADVTAEAADVVSLENSLRKVDEFLHISRRMRRIALQSAIGGMLLSLGGMLVAAGGRLTPVEGAIAQELIDILAIGNALRAALPPRILHDL, from the coding sequence GTGAAGCCAGTCCTTCCTCCTTCTGCAGGCAGGTCCGATGCGCGCCGGCCGGCATTCCGGCTGCTCCGCCACCGAAACGGGCTGGTTGCCACCTTGACCCTGATCGCCATCGCTCTCCATCTGGCGCTCCGCTTCGGGTTCCGATCACAAACGAGCCTCTACGACGCTCCACTTCTGCTCGCACTGGGAGCGGGCGGGCTTCCGCTCGTGTATGAGCTAGGGAAGAAAGCGCTCCGACGCGAGCTCGGATCGGATCTCCTCGCCGGCCTCTCCATCGTTGCCTCGCTCTTCCTTGGGGAATACCTCGCCGGGGCGATCATCGTGCTCATGCTCTCGGGGGGAGAGCTCTTGGAAAGCTTCGCTGCGGGAGAGGCCTCCTCGGTATTGCGCGCCCTGGCCAGGCGGATGCCTTCGACCGTCCATCGGAAGGGGCCCTCCGGGCTCGAGGAGGCCCCCCTCTCGACGGTTCGCATCGGCGATCGGCTCGTCGTTTTTCCCCATGAGACCTGCCCAGTGGATGGCATCGTCATCGAAGGGCAGGGAGAGATGGACGAGGCCTACCTGACGGGCGAACCTTTTCGGATCCGGAAGACCTCGGGTGCCGCAGTCCTCTCGGGCGCGGTCAACGGGGAATCGGCGCTGACCGTGCGGGCGACTCGCCTGGCCGAGGATTCCCGCTACGCGAAAATCATGGCCGTGATGGCTCGGGCCGAACAGGAGCGCCCAAGGCTTCGCCGTCTCGCGGACACCCTCGCCGTCTACTACACTCCCGCAGCGGTCGCCCTCGCCGGGGCGACTTGGCTCTTCACCGGCCAGCCGGTCCGCTTTCTGGCCGTGCTCGTGATCGCGACTCCCTGCCCGCTCATCCTTGCTATTCCCGTGGCCATCATCGGCGCGATCTCCCTCTGTGCCCGCCGATCGATCATCGTCAAGGCTCCGGCGGCGCTCGAGCAGGTGACTCAATGCCGAACCGCCCTTTTCGACAAGACCGGTACGCTCACCTATGGCGAGCCTCGACTAACCGACCTCGCTATCGGGGAGGGTTTTTGCCGAAGGGAGGTGCTGGAGGCCGCAGCGGGCGTCGAACGCTATTCGAAGCATCCACTCGCGCGCGCGATCCTCGCCGCCGCCCGGGAAGAGGGAGTCGCCCCGCCCGAGGCTTCGGAGGTGAGCGAGCCGCCCGGTCAGGGGCTCACCGGAGTGGTCGCTGGGCGCCGGGTACGGATTATCGGACGCTCCCGGCTCACCGCGGCAGAGATCGAGGAAGCTGAGCTCCCACCTTCTTCCGGCGGCCTTGAGTGCATCGTCTGGATCGGGGGCCGCTATGCCGCCGCGTGCCGCTTCCGGGACACGCCGCGCCGCGAGAGCCGTTCCTTCGTGGCCCATCTGGGGCCCAAGCACCAGCTCCACCGGACGATTCTCGTCTCCGGGGACCGCGAATCCGAGGTCCGCTATCTCGCCGAGGAAGTGGGCATCCGGGAGCTCCACGCCGGTCAGACGCCGGAAGAAAAGCTGGCGCTCGTGCGGAAGGAGACGACGCGAGCCAAGACGCTCTACGTCGGCGATGGGATCAACGATGCCCCGGCCATGATGGCGGCCACGGTCGGTATGGCAATCGGGCAGCATGCCGACGTCACCGCCGAAGCCGCCGACGTGGTCTCCTTGGAGAACTCACTGCGAAAGGTCGACGAGTTCCTCCACATCAGCCGGCGCATGCGGAGGATTGCGCTGCAGAGCGCCATCGGCGGCATGTTGCTGAGCCTGGGCGGCATGCTGGTCGCGGCGGGCGGCCGGCTAACCCCCGTCGAAGGCGCAATCGCCCAGGAGCTGATCGACATCCTCGCCATCGGGAACGCGCTTCGCGCCGCCCTACCTCCACGAATCCTCCATGATTTGTGA